In Fragaria vesca subsp. vesca linkage group LG5, FraVesHawaii_1.0, whole genome shotgun sequence, the genomic stretch AAATCCCAAATGGAGCGGCGGTGCCACTACGAGGTGCTGGGCCTGGACCGCGGCTGCGCCGCCGACGAGATCAAATCGGCCTACCGTAAACTCGCCCTCCAGCGCCACCCCGACAAGCTGGTCCCCACCGGCGTCTCCCAGGCCGACGCCAACGCCCAGTTCCAGGAGCTCGGCCACGCCTACGAGGTCCTCTCCGATCCCAAAGAGCGCGCCTGGTACGACTCCCACCGCTCCCAGATCCTCTTCGCCGATCCCTCCGCCGCCAACTCCGTCCCCGACTCCGTCATCCCCAACCTCTTCTCCTTCTTCTCCACCACCGTCTTCTCCGGCTACTCCGACTCCGGCAAGGGATTCTACAAAGTCTACTCCGACGTCTTCACCAAAATCTACTCCAACGAGCTCAGCTTCGCCCGGAAGCTAGGGCTCGGGATCGACGCCGTGAGGGAGGCGCCGGCGCTGGGGAATCTGAAAAGCGACTACTCTCAGGTGACGGCGTTTTACAACTACTGGCTAGGGTTTTGCACGGTGATGGATTTCTGCTGGGTGGACCAGTATGACGTCATGGCGGGGCAGAATCGGAAGCTGAGGCGGTTGATGGAGGAGGATAACAAGAAGCAGAGGAAGAAGGCGAAGAGGGAGTACAACGACACCGTTCGGGGGCTGGCGGAGTTTGCGAAGAAGAGGGATAAGAGGGTGATGGATATGATGGTGAAGAGGGAGGAGGAGAGGAAGAGGAAGAAGAAGGAGGAGGTGGAGAAGAAGAAGAGGATGGAGAGGGAGAAGTTGGAGAGAGCTATGGCGTTTGAGGAGCCGGAGTGGGCGAAAGCGGAGGAGGACGACGAGGAGGAGGTTGATGAGGAGGAGGAGGAGGAGAGGAAGAGGAATGAGCTGTATTGCGTGGTGTGTGGGAAGAAGTTTAAGAGTGAGAAGCAGTGGAAGAATCACGAGCAGTCCAAGAAGCATAAGGATAAGGTTGCGGAGTTTAGGGAGTCGATTGGGGATGAGGAGGAGGTGGAGGATTTAGGTGAGCGAATGAGGGAGGGTTTGGAGATTGGGGAGGAGGGAGAGAGTGGCGGTGAGGATGAGTTTCATGATTTCAGTGATGAAAAACTTGACAAGGACGATGATGATGATGGTGATGATGATGAGATGGAACTTCTTCAAGCAATGGCGGCCAGGCACAAGAGTAGGGAAGAGCTTGACGACGACGATGATGATGAGGATGACGATGAAATGGAGCTTCTAAAGGCAATGGCAGCCAGGCACAAGAGTAGGGAAAATGTTGGCGAGGCAGTTGGAGTTGATGACGGTGGTAGTGAGAGTGATGATGAAATGGATGTTCTTGAAGCAATGGTGGCCGGGCGAAAGAGCAGGAAAAATGCAGCTTCAAAGGTTGAGGTTGAGGATCCCTTGGTGACCCGTGTTCATGGGGACAATGATATCAATGGTGTAGAGTCCGTTCCTATGGAATATGAGAATCGAAAGCCTCCTAGAAGGAAAGCCAAGAGTAAGAAGAGTGGTGGAGAAACAAAAAGAGTTGATATGAATGATATTAGTAATGATCAAAGTGAGGCAGGTGAAAATGATAATTCTGATATAAAGGAATCCACATCTGATTCTATGGCGGAAAAGGAAAATGCGAGTAGTAACGATAAACAGGATAATCAAATAGCCAGAAAGAAGAAATCTTCAAAACAGACTGTTGAGAAG encodes the following:
- the LOC101301015 gene encoding uncharacterized protein LOC101301015; this translates as MRVVFIAVVITLLCAIAVDSCLPIDLAALEAVKASLTESNLGLFNTWSGTNCCLNWYGVSCDPSTRRVVDLNLSGESEDPILSKSGQSGFMSGSIAPEICNLDSLTTLVLADWKGLCAVCLCYPAHLPAWLEFDSGWIVAGEGRCLLACAGVGGGGRWRRSGKVGAQRRNMGAQFNEIPNNFSKRSWAIFPKIKYVNQLLTNQTRKSQMERRCHYEVLGLDRGCAADEIKSAYRKLALQRHPDKLVPTGVSQADANAQFQELGHAYEVLSDPKERAWYDSHRSQILFADPSAANSVPDSVIPNLFSFFSTTVFSGYSDSGKGFYKVYSDVFTKIYSNELSFARKLGLGIDAVREAPALGNLKSDYSQVTAFYNYWLGFCTVMDFCWVDQYDVMAGQNRKLRRLMEEDNKKQRKKAKREYNDTVRGLAEFAKKRDKRVMDMMVKREEERKRKKKEEVEKKKRMEREKLERAMAFEEPEWAKAEEDDEEEVDEEEEEERKRNELYCVVCGKKFKSEKQWKNHEQSKKHKDKVAEFRESIGDEEEVEDLGERMREGLEIGEEGESGGEDEFHDFSDEKLDKDDDDDGDDDEMELLQAMAARHKSREELDDDDDDEDDDEMELLKAMAARHKSRENVGEAVGVDDGGSESDDEMDVLEAMVAGRKSRKNAASKVEVEDPLVTRVHGDNDINGVESVPMEYENRKPPRRKAKSKKSGGETKRVDMNDISNDQSEAGENDNSDIKESTSDSMAEKENASSNDKQDNQIARKKKSSKQTVEKKKENVKNEANGKSKSSSKGKKAKATSKNSSNACDTCGEEFGSRNQLHKHLGDTGHASLKK